A DNA window from bacterium contains the following coding sequences:
- the pgm gene encoding phosphoglucomutase (alpha-D-glucose-1,6-bisphosphate-dependent), which produces MVISPLAGKPAPKEMLVDLARLEREYYERRPDLADRNQLVSFGTSGHRGSSLHGTFTEAHILAITQAICEYRRRQKITGPLYMGKDTHALSAPAQCTALEVLAANNVETFIQPDDGVTPTPVISRAIIVHNRERTIGLADGIVITPSHNPPEDGGLKYNPTNGGPADTDVTRWVQDCANELLRGNNAGVKRVPFATALKAATTHADDFILPYVNDLQNVVDMDAIRAAGLTLGVDPLGGAALPYWTPINSIYNLNITIVNPKLDPTFSFMTVDHDGKIRMDCSSPYAMASLVSLKDKYRVAFANDPDADRHGIVTPSAGLMNPNHYLAVAIEYLLTHRPHWSANAAVGKTLVSSSMIDRVVNKLGRRLCEVPVGFKWFVPGLFDGSVCFGGEESAGASFLRLDGTVWTTDKDGPIMALLAAEITARTDKDPSEHFRDLTAEFGTPYYTRIDAAATPEQKVSLAKLSPEAVKESKLAGDPIMAKLTRAPGNGAAIGGLKVVTASGWFAARPSGTEDIYKIYAESFRDEQHLQTIVSEAQKIVNNALTGSGKL; this is translated from the coding sequence ATGGTGATTTCGCCACTCGCAGGCAAACCGGCCCCGAAGGAAATGTTGGTGGACTTGGCCCGGCTCGAACGTGAGTATTACGAACGGCGACCTGATCTGGCCGACCGGAATCAATTGGTCAGCTTCGGCACGAGCGGACATCGCGGCTCATCATTGCACGGCACGTTCACCGAGGCGCACATTCTCGCCATCACGCAGGCCATTTGCGAGTACCGCCGCCGCCAGAAGATCACCGGCCCGCTTTACATGGGCAAGGACACGCATGCGCTATCCGCTCCCGCCCAATGTACCGCGCTCGAAGTTCTCGCGGCCAACAACGTGGAAACGTTCATCCAACCCGACGACGGCGTGACGCCGACGCCGGTCATCTCGCGCGCAATTATTGTTCACAATCGCGAACGCACAATCGGCCTCGCGGACGGAATCGTCATCACACCTTCGCACAATCCGCCGGAAGACGGCGGCCTCAAGTACAATCCGACCAACGGCGGCCCCGCCGACACCGACGTGACGCGCTGGGTGCAGGATTGTGCCAACGAATTATTGCGCGGGAATAATGCCGGTGTGAAGCGCGTGCCGTTTGCCACCGCACTCAAAGCGGCGACCACACACGCAGACGATTTCATTCTGCCCTATGTCAATGACCTGCAGAATGTCGTGGACATGGACGCCATTCGTGCCGCCGGTTTGACGCTGGGTGTGGACCCCCTCGGTGGCGCGGCGTTGCCTTATTGGACGCCGATCAACTCCATTTACAACTTGAACATCACGATCGTGAATCCGAAACTCGACCCGACGTTCTCGTTCATGACAGTCGACCACGACGGAAAGATCCGCATGGATTGCTCCAGCCCGTATGCGATGGCCAGCCTCGTCAGTCTCAAAGATAAATACCGCGTCGCGTTCGCCAATGATCCCGACGCGGACCGGCACGGAATCGTCACGCCGTCGGCGGGGTTGATGAACCCGAATCATTATCTCGCGGTGGCCATTGAGTATCTGCTCACGCATCGTCCGCACTGGTCGGCCAATGCGGCGGTTGGCAAGACGCTCGTGAGCAGCAGCATGATTGATCGCGTGGTGAACAAACTTGGCCGCCGGTTGTGCGAAGTACCGGTCGGCTTCAAATGGTTTGTGCCCGGACTGTTCGACGGCTCGGTTTGTTTCGGCGGCGAAGAGAGTGCCGGAGCAAGTTTCCTGCGGCTCGACGGCACGGTGTGGACGACCGACAAGGACGGCCCGATCATGGCCCTGCTCGCGGCGGAAATCACCGCGCGCACCGACAAAGATCCCAGCGAACATTTCCGTGACCTGACGGCGGAGTTCGGCACGCCGTATTACACGCGTATTGACGCGGCGGCGACGCCGGAACAGAAGGTGAGCCTCGCCAAGCTGTCGCCCGAGGCTGTGAAGGAGTCGAAGCTGGCGGGCGATCCGATCATGGCCAAGCTGACGCGCGCTCCCGGCAACGGTGCGGCCATCGGCGGTTTGAAAGTTGTGACTGCGAGCGGCTGGTTTGCCGCCCGCCCGTCCGGCACGGAAGACATTTACAAGATTTACGCGGAGAGTTTTCGTGACGAGCAACATCTGCAGACTATCGTGAGCGAGGCCCAGAAGATCGTGAACAATGCACTGACCGGGTCGGGAAAACTTTGA